One window from the genome of Acinetobacter lanii encodes:
- the secA gene encoding preprotein translocase subunit SecA: protein MLASLIGGIFGTKNERELKRMRKIVEKINALEPTISALSDADLSAKTEEFKQRYKKGASLDQLLPEAFAVCREAGKRIMGMRHYDVQLIGGITLHEGKIAEMRTGEGKTLMGTLAVYLNAISEQGVHVITVNDYLAQRDAELNRPLYEFLGLSVGVIYSMQAPNEKAEAYRADITYGTNNEFGFDYLRDNMVFSLAEKKQRGLVYAIIDEVDSILIDEARTPLIISGQSEDSSQLYAAINAIPPKLRAQKEEKVADGGHFWIDEKQRSVEITEAGFEAVEAELIAMGLLAEGESLYSAANLNLVHHVTAAIRAHYLYQRNVQYIIHDGEVVIVDENTGRTMPGRRWSEGLHQAVEAKEGLEIQPENQTLATTTFQNYFRLYKKLSGMTGTADTEAAEMNEIYGLDVVLIPTHRPMIRNDQNDLIYLNRNGKYNAIIEEIKKIHEAGVAPILIGTATIEASEILSDKLKEAGIFHEVLNAKQHEREADIIAQAGSPRAVTIATNMAGRGTDILLGGNWKAKLAKIENPTAEDEARLRAEWEQNNQMVLDSGGLHIIGSERHESRRIDNQLRGRAGRQGDPGVSRFFLSLEDDLMRIFAGDRVVGMMRAMGLQEDEAIEHKMVSRSIENAQRKVEARNFDIRKNLLKYDDVNNEQRKIIYSQRDEVLAESTLQEYIEQMHREVMKGLIETYIPPESIHDQWDIEGLEQALRTDLGIDLPIDQWLRDDRRLDEEALIERITDEVLQRYRARREQMGPESAAVLERNFMLSSLDRHWKEHLAAMDYLRQGIHLRGYAQKNPEQEYKKEAFNLFVNMLAVIKSDVVTDLSLVRVPTAEELAEMEAQQLAQAEAMQLSLSHAEVDGLTGEATVDQDNQVDLAQATFTPPESRNAPCPCGSGLKYKQCHGKI, encoded by the coding sequence ATGTTGGCAAGTCTGATCGGAGGAATCTTCGGTACTAAAAACGAGCGCGAACTTAAGCGTATGCGTAAAATTGTCGAGAAGATCAATGCGCTCGAGCCGACGATATCTGCATTAAGTGATGCAGACTTATCTGCAAAAACCGAAGAATTCAAACAACGATATAAAAAAGGCGCGAGTCTAGATCAGTTGTTGCCTGAAGCCTTTGCGGTCTGCCGTGAAGCGGGTAAACGTATTATGGGGATGCGTCACTACGACGTCCAGTTGATCGGTGGTATTACCTTACATGAAGGTAAAATCGCAGAGATGCGTACTGGTGAAGGTAAAACCCTGATGGGTACTTTGGCTGTGTATCTTAACGCGATCAGTGAGCAAGGCGTTCACGTGATTACCGTGAATGACTACTTGGCACAGCGTGATGCCGAATTGAACCGTCCTTTGTACGAGTTCTTAGGCTTAAGCGTTGGTGTGATTTATTCGATGCAAGCGCCGAACGAGAAAGCAGAAGCGTACCGTGCGGATATCACTTACGGGACCAACAACGAATTTGGTTTTGACTACCTACGTGACAACATGGTGTTCTCTCTGGCTGAGAAGAAACAACGTGGTTTAGTCTATGCGATTATCGATGAGGTCGATTCAATCTTGATCGATGAAGCACGTACCCCATTGATTATTTCAGGGCAAAGTGAAGATTCATCGCAGCTCTATGCTGCGATCAATGCCATTCCGCCAAAATTGCGTGCACAGAAAGAAGAAAAAGTCGCAGATGGCGGTCATTTCTGGATTGATGAAAAACAACGTTCTGTTGAAATTACCGAAGCCGGTTTTGAAGCCGTTGAAGCTGAACTGATTGCGATGGGCTTGCTCGCTGAAGGGGAAAGCTTATATTCAGCGGCCAACCTCAACTTGGTTCACCATGTGACTGCTGCAATCCGTGCGCACTATTTGTATCAACGTAATGTGCAATACATCATTCACGATGGCGAAGTGGTGATTGTCGATGAAAATACCGGTCGTACCATGCCGGGTCGTCGTTGGTCTGAAGGTTTACATCAAGCGGTTGAAGCCAAAGAAGGTTTGGAAATTCAACCTGAAAACCAAACATTGGCAACCACAACTTTCCAGAACTATTTCCGTTTATACAAAAAATTATCGGGCATGACGGGTACAGCAGACACTGAAGCTGCTGAAATGAACGAAATTTATGGTTTAGACGTGGTGTTGATTCCAACCCATCGTCCTATGATTCGTAATGACCAAAACGATTTAATTTACTTAAACCGTAATGGTAAATACAACGCGATTATTGAAGAAATTAAGAAAATTCATGAAGCGGGTGTGGCGCCGATCTTGATTGGTACCGCAACCATTGAAGCGTCTGAAATCTTGTCTGATAAATTGAAAGAAGCGGGCATCTTCCATGAGGTTCTGAACGCCAAGCAACATGAACGTGAAGCCGATATTATTGCGCAAGCCGGTTCACCTCGTGCGGTGACTATTGCGACCAATATGGCAGGTCGTGGTACCGATATTTTGCTCGGTGGTAACTGGAAAGCTAAACTGGCTAAAATTGAAAATCCAACCGCAGAGGACGAAGCACGTTTACGCGCAGAGTGGGAACAGAACAACCAAATGGTATTAGATTCAGGTGGTCTACATATTATTGGTTCTGAGCGTCACGAATCTCGTCGTATTGACAATCAGCTGCGTGGTCGTGCCGGTCGTCAAGGTGACCCAGGTGTATCACGTTTCTTCTTGTCACTAGAAGATGACTTAATGCGTATTTTCGCAGGCGATCGTGTTGTGGGTATGATGCGCGCGATGGGCTTGCAAGAAGATGAAGCGATTGAACACAAAATGGTGTCACGCTCAATTGAAAATGCACAGCGCAAAGTTGAAGCACGTAACTTTGACATTCGTAAGAACTTGTTGAAATACGATGACGTCAACAACGAACAACGTAAGATCATTTATTCACAACGTGATGAAGTGTTGGCTGAAAGCACTTTGCAAGAATATATCGAGCAAATGCATCGTGAAGTAATGAAAGGCCTGATTGAAACTTATATTCCACCTGAGTCGATTCATGACCAATGGGACATCGAAGGTTTAGAACAAGCACTTCGTACTGATTTAGGCATCGATTTACCGATCGACCAATGGCTACGTGATGATCGTCGTTTAGATGAAGAAGCCTTGATTGAACGGATCACCGATGAAGTGTTGCAGCGCTACCGTGCGCGTCGTGAGCAAATGGGCCCTGAGTCGGCTGCCGTGCTTGAGCGTAACTTTATGCTCAGTTCTTTAGACCGTCATTGGAAAGAGCATTTGGCTGCGATGGATTACCTACGTCAAGGGATTCATTTACGTGGCTATGCACAGAAGAATCCTGAGCAAGAATACAAAAAAGAAGCCTTTAACTTATTTGTAAATATGCTTGCAGTGATCAAATCTGATGTGGTGACGGATCTATCTTTGGTACGTGTCCCAACGGCTGAAGAATTGGCAGAAATGGAAGCGCAACAATTGGCACAAGCTGAAGCGATGCAGTTGTCTTTATCACATGCTGAAGTGGATGGCTTAACGGGTGAGGCAACGGTTGATCAAGACAATCAAGTGGACTTAGCTCAAGCGACCTTTACACCGCCAGAAAGCCGTAATGCACCTTGCCCATGTGGTTCAGGTCTGAAATACAAACAGTGTCACGGAAAAATTTAA
- a CDS encoding peroxiredoxin, which yields MTLRLGDIAPDFQQDSSLGTIHFYDFLGEHWGILFSHPADYTPVCTTELGFTAKLKDEFEKRGVKAIALSVDDVESHHGWIKDINETQQTEVNFPIIADHDRKVSTLYDFIHPNASETSTVRSVVIIAPNKKVRLTLTYPASTGRNFNEILRVIDSLQLTDQHKVATPANWQHGDDVVIVPALKDEAEIAQRFPKGYTAVKPYLRFTAQPEIH from the coding sequence ATGACACTACGTTTAGGGGATATTGCCCCCGATTTTCAACAAGATTCAAGCTTGGGAACCATTCACTTTTATGATTTTTTAGGCGAGCATTGGGGAATTTTATTTTCACACCCTGCAGACTATACCCCGGTGTGTACTACTGAACTGGGCTTTACCGCCAAACTTAAAGATGAATTTGAGAAACGTGGTGTTAAAGCGATTGCATTGTCTGTCGATGATGTGGAATCGCATCACGGTTGGATTAAAGACATCAATGAAACCCAACAGACTGAAGTCAATTTTCCCATTATTGCCGACCACGATCGTAAAGTATCAACCTTGTACGACTTCATTCATCCCAATGCCAGTGAAACTTCAACCGTACGCTCGGTGGTGATTATTGCCCCCAATAAAAAAGTCCGTTTAACCCTGACTTATCCTGCCTCCACTGGTCGTAATTTCAATGAAATTTTACGGGTCATTGATTCACTGCAACTGACGGATCAGCATAAAGTCGCCACGCCTGCCAATTGGCAACATGGGGACGATGTGGTGATTGTGCCCGCATTAAAAGACGAAGCAGAAATTGCACAGCGTTTTCCAAAAGGCTATACCGCAGTGAAACCCTACTTACGTTTTACCGCACAACCTGAGATCCATTAA
- a CDS encoding MBL fold metallo-hydrolase has translation MIYQVHHLHCGSMCPFCAPLFGQKGLKAEVVCHCLLLETDQGLVLIDTGLGLQDYLCAEERLGSFITRFGTIQQSLNLSAVGQIQKLGFKATDVKHIIVTHLDFDHAGGISDFPQAMVHVLSSEYNATQHFSYKNKYRYRTQQFNKHRHWNFVEPIYGESWFNLEKVQGFKIFQDDILLIPLLGHTEGHCGVAIQYQGQWLLFCGDAYYSHQQLNPQNKLPALNLTERLFAHNNMARIRSLKQIQQLALEQPQIEIMCAHDPVELKRYQT, from the coding sequence ATGATTTATCAGGTGCATCATTTACATTGTGGCAGTATGTGTCCTTTTTGCGCACCCCTGTTTGGGCAAAAGGGTTTAAAAGCAGAAGTGGTGTGTCATTGCCTATTGCTCGAAACAGATCAAGGCTTGGTACTGATCGATACCGGTTTAGGCTTGCAGGATTATTTGTGTGCTGAAGAACGTTTGGGCAGCTTTATTACCCGTTTCGGCACCATTCAACAAAGCTTAAACCTCTCTGCAGTGGGTCAAATTCAAAAACTTGGTTTTAAAGCCACAGATGTTAAACATATTATTGTGACGCATTTGGATTTTGACCATGCCGGCGGTATTTCAGATTTTCCACAAGCCATGGTGCATGTGCTGTCCAGCGAATATAACGCCACTCAACATTTCAGTTATAAAAATAAATATCGCTATCGCACCCAACAGTTCAACAAACATCGGCATTGGAACTTTGTAGAGCCTATATACGGTGAATCTTGGTTCAACTTAGAAAAGGTGCAAGGCTTTAAAATCTTTCAGGATGATATTTTACTGATTCCACTTTTGGGGCATACTGAAGGTCATTGTGGCGTCGCCATTCAATATCAAGGTCAATGGTTGCTGTTTTGCGGTGATGCCTATTATTCGCATCAACAATTGAACCCTCAAAACAAATTGCCCGCTTTAAACTTGACGGAACGCTTATTTGCCCATAACAATATGGCACGTATTCGAAGTTTAAAGCAAATCCAACAATTGGCACTTGAGCAACCTCAGATCGAAATTATGTGTGCGCATGATCCGGTCGAACTGAAACGCTATCAAACATAA
- a CDS encoding dual specificity protein phosphatase family protein: MRLKLLSLILLSSMPLSGCIKTAPLDVQQRPQDWGMQISNEHNFYQISNTLYRSEQPDDQLLAELQKHQIGTVINLRSRDKDQENLGHTQLKLVHIPIHTWAMDREDLLKVMQQIQQAKNNNEKVLIHCYHGSDRTGASVAMYRIIFEHWSIEDALREMKHGGYGFHVIWQNIPKIFTPENIKWIREQLSNPSEFSPT, encoded by the coding sequence ATCAGACTTAAGCTGTTATCTTTGATTCTTTTGAGCAGTATGCCTCTTTCTGGATGTATCAAAACTGCACCACTTGATGTGCAACAGCGCCCGCAGGATTGGGGCATGCAGATTAGCAATGAGCACAATTTCTATCAGATCAGTAACACCTTATACCGCAGTGAACAACCTGATGATCAATTGCTTGCTGAACTGCAAAAACATCAGATTGGCACCGTGATTAATCTACGCAGCCGCGATAAAGATCAGGAAAATTTAGGCCATACTCAACTCAAATTGGTACATATTCCAATTCATACTTGGGCGATGGATCGTGAAGATTTACTCAAAGTCATGCAACAGATTCAACAGGCCAAAAACAATAATGAAAAAGTTTTAATCCATTGCTATCACGGCTCTGACCGTACCGGCGCAAGTGTGGCAATGTATCGGATTATCTTTGAACATTGGAGTATTGAGGATGCATTACGTGAAATGAAACATGGTGGCTACGGTTTTCATGTCATTTGGCAAAATATTCCGAAAATTTTCACCCCTGAAAATATAAAATGGATCCGAGAGCAACTCTCGAATCCATCTGAATTTAGCCCAACATAA
- a CDS encoding SPOR domain-containing protein, translated as MSMNNKQRWMGGVVLLGGGVLLAALLLKGKEEIHHNQVPTPPVENVQEHGAPAEPVQLQPLTVDVETEKRLLEEQRRAREKAVAEQEAKSAEFLRQQQQVEAEAARKAAEEYAAMNQRRNANQQTSDSIPPELIEDEKTKAEQKKLEQLKAKNEQAKADANKTAQQTAEQKRLAETAKLKAEEAKKKAEEAKKAAEQKSSAEKLAAEKKAAEKKAADEKAKADAAAKKLAEEKKKKAEEAKKKAEAEKARDLLENGDKQWMVQVALAANEANADAVAAKLRAKGYKVTKSPTSKGIRIMVGPSKDRETADATRKKINADDSLNMKSAWVIDWVPLDKR; from the coding sequence ATGTCAATGAATAACAAACAACGTTGGATGGGTGGCGTTGTTTTATTGGGTGGTGGGGTGCTCCTTGCTGCACTGCTTTTAAAAGGCAAAGAAGAAATACATCATAACCAAGTGCCTACGCCACCTGTTGAAAATGTACAAGAACACGGTGCACCTGCTGAGCCAGTTCAGTTGCAACCTCTGACGGTTGATGTCGAAACAGAAAAACGTTTGCTTGAAGAACAGCGCCGTGCCCGTGAAAAAGCCGTGGCTGAGCAAGAAGCCAAGTCTGCGGAATTCTTACGTCAGCAACAACAAGTTGAAGCTGAAGCTGCCCGAAAAGCGGCCGAAGAATATGCAGCTATGAACCAGCGCCGTAATGCCAATCAACAAACCTCGGACAGTATTCCACCTGAGTTGATTGAAGATGAAAAAACCAAAGCAGAACAGAAAAAGTTAGAGCAGCTCAAAGCCAAAAATGAACAGGCGAAAGCGGATGCAAACAAAACAGCACAACAAACTGCTGAACAGAAACGTCTTGCTGAAACAGCGAAGCTAAAAGCTGAAGAAGCCAAGAAGAAAGCTGAGGAAGCCAAAAAAGCAGCTGAACAAAAATCTTCAGCTGAAAAATTAGCGGCAGAGAAAAAAGCTGCTGAGAAAAAGGCAGCCGATGAAAAAGCCAAAGCCGATGCGGCAGCGAAAAAATTAGCTGAAGAGAAGAAGAAAAAAGCCGAAGAGGCCAAAAAGAAAGCTGAAGCTGAAAAAGCCCGTGATCTACTTGAAAATGGCGATAAACAGTGGATGGTGCAAGTGGCACTGGCTGCCAATGAAGCCAACGCGGATGCTGTTGCCGCCAAACTTCGTGCTAAAGGTTATAAAGTGACCAAGAGTCCTACCTCTAAAGGGATTCGTATCATGGTTGGACCATCCAAAGACCGTGAAACCGCAGATGCGACACGTAAGAAGATCAATGCCGATGACAGCTTGAATATGAAATCTGCATGGGTGATTGACTGGGTACCGCTCGACAAACGCTAA
- the folC gene encoding bifunctional tetrahydrofolate synthase/dihydrofolate synthase, whose product MHIAPLETDDLQTWLDYWSHVHVTGIDLGLERVIPVAEKLGVITPDATVLTVAGTNGKGSTSTTLASILNAQGYNVGLYQSPHIYRFNERVKLAGQEVDDQSLIDAFVLVDQARRACNLSLSFFEATTLAAFVIFKHKACDVWVLEVGLGGRLDVVNVVNPNVAVITNIGLDHTDWLGDTIEKIAFEKAGIIRPNIPVIFGGQQQLPQAIQDKVTECNAQLYALNRDYFYQDTLDGQTWNFASSGTTLKLPLGSLAVDNISTAVAAILVSGLQVSQQAIAKGIQSAKLQGRFEVRSIQDKTVIFDAGHNPHGVEFLLKQLRKFLEYNKQYTEVIAVFSMLADKDINSVVKLLKNTVLKWKIAPMNVPRAAPLPQLEAALHGESVENFENIQVAFQSALEQSNNNQLILVCGSFHTLEAVWEYLENVNE is encoded by the coding sequence ATGCACATAGCACCATTAGAAACTGATGATTTACAAACATGGCTCGATTATTGGAGCCATGTTCACGTTACAGGGATTGATTTAGGTTTAGAACGGGTCATCCCTGTGGCTGAAAAATTGGGTGTAATCACACCTGATGCAACAGTGCTGACCGTTGCCGGTACCAATGGCAAAGGCTCAACTTCGACCACTTTGGCATCTATATTGAATGCTCAAGGTTACAATGTTGGTCTGTACCAATCTCCCCATATTTATCGTTTTAATGAACGCGTCAAATTGGCAGGGCAAGAAGTGGATGATCAATCTTTGATTGATGCTTTTGTCTTGGTCGATCAAGCGCGCCGTGCATGTAATCTGTCTTTATCTTTTTTTGAAGCCACGACTTTGGCAGCTTTTGTGATTTTTAAACACAAGGCTTGTGATGTTTGGGTGCTTGAAGTGGGACTCGGTGGTCGACTCGATGTCGTCAATGTGGTCAACCCCAATGTCGCGGTGATTACCAATATTGGACTTGATCATACCGATTGGCTCGGTGATACCATTGAAAAAATTGCCTTTGAAAAAGCCGGCATCATTCGTCCGAATATTCCAGTGATTTTTGGGGGCCAGCAACAGCTACCGCAGGCCATTCAAGATAAAGTCACTGAATGTAATGCTCAGTTATATGCTTTGAATCGTGATTATTTCTATCAGGATACGCTCGATGGTCAAACGTGGAACTTTGCCAGCTCAGGCACCACGCTTAAATTACCTCTAGGCTCTTTGGCGGTTGATAATATATCAACAGCAGTGGCAGCGATTTTAGTCAGTGGACTTCAGGTCAGCCAACAAGCGATTGCGAAGGGCATCCAGAGCGCAAAACTTCAAGGGCGTTTTGAAGTTCGCAGCATTCAAGACAAGACGGTGATTTTTGATGCCGGACATAATCCGCACGGTGTTGAATTTTTGTTAAAGCAATTGCGTAAATTCTTAGAATACAATAAACAGTACACAGAAGTGATTGCTGTTTTTTCAATGTTGGCCGATAAAGACATAAATTCTGTGGTCAAGTTATTGAAAAATACGGTATTAAAGTGGAAAATTGCGCCAATGAATGTGCCTCGTGCGGCACCATTGCCACAATTAGAAGCAGCATTACACGGCGAATCTGTCGAAAATTTTGAAAATATACAAGTCGCATTTCAATCAGCACTTGAACAAAGCAATAATAATCAGCTGATTTTGGTGTGTGGTTCGTTTCATACCTTAGAAGCGGTCTGGGAGTATTTAGAGAATGTCAATGAATAA